One window of Salminus brasiliensis chromosome 16, fSalBra1.hap2, whole genome shotgun sequence genomic DNA carries:
- the mmp13a gene encoding collagenase 3a, whose amino-acid sequence MKAFYQLCVLIGLVIKAHSGPIPAMTGKEEEDLAKNYLKKLYNLNKEETVTFGRTVSEMSLKLGEMQTFFGLEVTGTLDAETLEVMKKPRCGVPDVASYAVAPGNYKWSTNQLTYRIENYTPDMSQAEVDDSIVRALKVWADVTPLRFTRIYSGVADIRISFSARDHGDGYPFDGPNGFLAHAFYPFPGIGGDAHFDDDETFTFSSIQGYNLFLVAAHEFGHALGLDHSRDPGALMYPTYSPRDVKTFVLPQDDVNGIQAIYGPNPDTTVDPEKPDPTRPVTPDVCDANLVLDAVTMLRGEMVFFKNGLFWRTQPFSNQNEQHLIKSFWPEAPENIDAAYESPSDDLVYIFKGQKVWALFGYDVAKGYPKPLSSLGLPKTVKKISAALYDEDSGKTLLFAGDKYYSYNEAKKKVDKGYPKRVESAFPGMTGKVTAAFQYRGFSYLYSGPRMYEFGYGRLLRVLNNNYFLPC is encoded by the exons ATGAAGGCTTTCTATCAGCTCTGCGTTCTGATTGGCCTGGTGATCAAGGCTCACTCAGGTCCAATCCCAGCAATGACTGGCAAGGAGGAAGAGGACTTAGCCAAG AATTACCTGAAGAAGCTGTACAACCTGAACAAGGAGGAGACGGTGACCTTTGGCCGCACGGTCAGTGAGATGAGTCTGAAGCTGGGTGAGATGCAGACATTCTTTGGGCTGGAGGTGACAGGAACTCTGGACGCTGAGACGCTGGAGGTGATGAAGAAGCCTCGCTGTGGGGTTCCAGATGTGGCTTCTTATGCTGTGGCTCCAGGAAACTACAAATGGTCAACCAACCAGCTGACCTACAG AATTGAGAACTACACTCCTGACATGTCTCAGGCCGAGGTGGACGATTCTATCGTGAGAGCTCTGAAAGTCTGGGCTGACGTCACTCCCCTCAGGTTCACCCGCATTTACAGTGGAGTAGCCGACATCAGGATTTCCTTCTCTGCCAGAG ATCACGGTGATGGTTACCCATTTGATGGACCAAACGGTTTCTTGGCTCATGCCTTCTACCCCTTTCCTGGCATTGGTGGAGATGCCCATTTTGATGATGACGAGACCTTTACCTTCTCATCTATTCAGG GATACAACCTCTTCCTGGTGGCGGCTCATGAATTCGGACACGCCTTGGGCCTTGACCATTCCAGGGATCCCGGTGCTCTCATGTACCCAACCTATAGCCCCAGGGATGTAAAGACCTTTGTCCTGCCCCAAGATGACGTCAATGGAATTCAGGCAATCTACG GCCCCAACCCTGATACAACTGTTGACCCCGAGAAGCCTGATCCCACACGTCCAGTAACTCCTGATGTATGCGATGCTAACCTGGTGCTGGATGCCGTAACGATGCTGCGAGGAGAGATGGTGTTCTTCAAGAATGG ACTCTTCTGGCGTACTCAGCCATTTAGCAACCAGAATGAGCAACATCTGATCAAGAGCTTCTGGCCAGAGGCTCCAGAGAACATTGATGCTGCTTATGAGAGCCCATCAGATGACCTGGTTTACATCTTTAAAG GTCAGAAGGTCTGGGCTCTTTTTGGCTATGATGTTGCAAAGGGGTATCCCAAACCCCTCAGCAGCTTGGGGCTGCCAAAAACCGTGAAGAAGATCAGCGCTGCGCTTTACGACGAGGACTCTGGCAAGACACTCCTCTTTGCTGGTGACAAGTACTACAG CTATAATGAGGCCAAGAAGAAGGTGGACAAGGGTTACCCTAAACGTGTGGAAAGTGCCTTCCCTGGAATGACCGGAAAAGTTACTGCAGCCTTCCAGTACAGAG GATTCAGCTACCTCTACAGTGGGCCGCGCATGTATGAGTTCGGCTATGGAAGACTGCTGCGTGTGCTTAATAACAACTACTTCCTGCCGTGCTAA
- the LOC140537303 gene encoding matrix metalloproteinase-18 — MAGAGRLWLSVFVQAGVLLAFPAYPAAKPSDADLRFAEGYLEKFYGFKPQASRHKRVAGFGSEGFPAKLKEMQHFFGLVESRELDQMTLATMTKGRDGLSDAEQFGETMRWRSRTLTYRFSNYHPKMKPSQTHRVFKAAWRLWAKVTPLKFRRRIRRDADIEISFNNKDHEDGAPFDGKGGILAHAFLPGPGIGGDVHFDAEEDWTINTTTGYNLFAAAVHEFGHALGLSHSSDPGAVMFPAYNFASHAKIQLSFQDVKDVQELYGESSVKLEKPPPKTPEKCDPGLSFDAVTGLQQEVVFFKDRFMWRMHADFEEIGITFISSLWSDIPAHVDAVYEDITSHTMVFFKGSQYWKVKSLEVKDGYPRNISDFGFPSRIKSVDAALYFQEHRVSVFFTGRECWRYDEEKQQMMAGYPKLITDEWPGVPSPIDAAIAYEGLVYFFLGNLQLEFDLNLRRVTNEMLANTWLRCRKKHDQHGHRRS; from the exons ATGGCTGGTGCAGGGAGGCTCTGGTTGAGTGTATTTGTCCAAGCCGGTGTGTTGTTGGCCTTTCCAGCATATCCTGCAGCAAAACCCAGCGATGCCGACCTGCGGTTTGCGGAG GGATATCTGGAGAAATTCTATGGCTTCAAGCCACAAGCCAGCCGACACAAGCGGGTGGCAGGGTTCGGCTCAGAGGGGTTTCCAGCCAAGCTAAAGGAGATGCAGCACTTCTTTGGACTGGTGGAAAGCAGGGAGCTTGATCAGATGACCCTCGCTACCATGACGAAAGGCCGGGACGGTCTGTCTGATGCTGAGCAGTTTGGGGAGACCATGCGCTGGAGAAGCCGCACCCTGACCTACAG ATTCTCCAACTACCACCCCAAGATGAAGCCCTCTCAAACCCATAGAGTGTTCAAGGCAGCCTGGAGGCTCTGGGCCAAGGTAACGCCCTTGAAATTCAGGAGGAGGATAAGACGAGATGCAGACATTGAGATTTCCTTCAACAACAAAG ATCATGAAGACGGAGCACCATTTGATGGTAAAGGGGGCATCCTGGCCCATGCCTTCCTCCCTGGGCCTGGCATTGGTGGAGACGTGCACTTTGATGCTGAGGAGGATTGGACAATCAACACAACTACAG GCTACAACCTTTTTGCCGCTGCTGTTCACGAGTTTGGACATGCCCTGGGCCTTTCTCATTCTTCTGACCCTGGAGCAGTTATGTTCCCGGCCTATAATTTTGCATCACATGCTAAAATACAGCTGTCTTTCCAGGATGTCAAGGATGTCCAAGAGCTGTACG GTGAGAGCTCAGTCAAACTGGAGAAACCGCCCCCGAAAACGCCGGAGAAGTGTGACCCTGGTCTCTCATTTGATGCAGTAACAGGATTGCAACAAGAGGTTGTCTTCTTTAAAGACAG GTTCATGTGGCGAATGCATGCAGACTTTGAAGAAATAGGCATCACATTCATATCAAGCCTGTGGTCTGATATACCTGCGCACGTAGATGCTGTTTATGAGGACATAACCAGTCACACCATGGTCTTTTTCAAGG GCTCCCAGTACTGGAAAGTGAAGTCTTTGGAAGTGAAGGATGGCTACCCAAGGAACATCTCAGATTTTGGCTTCCCGTCCAGGATTAAGTCGGTTGATGCTGCCCTTTATTTTCAAGAACACCGTgtcagtgtgttcttcactggcAGAGAATGCTGGAG GTATGATGAGGAGAAGCAGCAAATGATGGCTGGCTATCCAAAACTGATAACAGATGAATGGCCAGGAGTCCCATCACCCATAGATGCTGCCATAGCTTATGAGG GACTCGTCTACTTCTTCTTGGGGAACCTGCAGCTGGAATTCGACCTGAACCTGAGACGGGTCACGAACGAAATGCTGGCAAACACATGGCTTCG GTGCAGGAAAAAACATGATCAACATGGCCATAGAAGGAGCTAA